In one Spirosoma rigui genomic region, the following are encoded:
- the corA gene encoding magnesium/cobalt transporter CorA, with the protein MIRIFQQDETSVRKIRDIDSFSDTERTLWVDLQNPTPAEIKSVEEKFDVDFLSQQEQLEIESSSRYIEEDDFMIANSNFLVPDKDQRYVTVPVSFLLKDDTLFTYRNADLKSFADTVKRIKSRRAMFSDGAQILIYIFESRIDYDADLVEMVSSEIKAINKMLDLDANLDREMLLNINDYQELTMSIRENVVDKQRVISAMIRSDGWFNDAEQARLRTLIKDINSLIDHTNFIFERLEFLQNTYLGLIDLEQNRVVKIFTVVSLVFLPPTLLASIWGMNFDVMPELHLPYGYPMALALIVSSSLLTLYIFRRKNWL; encoded by the coding sequence ATGATCCGTATTTTTCAGCAGGACGAAACATCCGTCCGCAAAATCCGCGACATCGACTCCTTCTCCGACACCGAGCGGACCTTATGGGTCGATCTGCAAAACCCAACTCCGGCCGAGATCAAGAGCGTAGAAGAAAAGTTTGATGTCGATTTCCTGAGCCAGCAGGAGCAACTGGAGATTGAAAGCTCGTCGCGCTACATCGAAGAAGACGATTTTATGATCGCCAACTCCAATTTTCTGGTGCCCGATAAAGACCAGCGCTACGTGACGGTGCCGGTCAGTTTTTTGCTGAAAGATGATACTCTCTTCACGTACCGCAACGCCGACCTCAAGTCGTTCGCCGATACCGTGAAACGGATCAAATCACGCCGGGCGATGTTCAGCGACGGCGCTCAGATTCTGATTTATATTTTCGAGTCCCGCATCGACTACGACGCTGACCTGGTGGAGATGGTGTCGAGCGAGATCAAAGCGATCAACAAGATGCTCGATCTGGATGCGAACCTGGACCGCGAGATGCTGCTTAATATCAACGATTACCAGGAACTGACGATGTCGATTCGGGAGAACGTCGTCGACAAGCAGCGGGTGATCTCGGCCATGATTCGGTCGGACGGCTGGTTCAACGATGCAGAGCAGGCGCGGCTGCGAACCCTCATCAAGGACATTAACTCGCTCATTGATCATACCAACTTCATTTTCGAGCGGCTGGAGTTTCTGCAGAATACCTACCTCGGTCTGATTGATCTGGAACAGAACCGGGTCGTCAAAATCTTTACGGTCGTTTCGCTGGTATTTCTGCCGCCCACGCTGCTGGCCAGTATCTGGGGCATGAACTTCGATGTTATGCCCGAACTGCATCTACCATATGGCTATCCTATGGCCCTGGCCCTGATTGTTTCGTCTTCGCTGTTGACGCTTTATATTTTCCGACGTAAGAACTGGCTGTAA